In the Candidatus Hydrogenedentota bacterium genome, ACCCCGCCTGCCACTATCCGAACGGGGCGACGGCAACAGATCCGGCACCGGTGCGCGCGCGGCTGTCGCTGCCCATGACGCCCGCGCCCGGCGCGGTGAGGGTGGAGGTATGGGACCCTGTGAAAGGGGAGAGGGTGTCCGGCATCTCCCTGCCGCGCGGCCCGGAAACGTTGGAGGTGCTGCTGCCCTTCGCCGTGGACTGCGCGGTGCGCGCGCTTCCATCCGACGAATGAACGGGCCGCAGTGCAGTTGCACAAATGGGGGCTTTTCGGGTATGATAGCGGGTGTCAACCCCCGTGCCCGGGTGGTGGAATTGGCAGACACGCTAGACTAAGGATCTAGTCCCTCACGGGGTGCGAGTTCAAGTCTCGCCTCGGGCACCATTTCTTATCCCCCCACAGCGTAACGGTTTACAGCTCTTTCACGTTGCGCGGTACTCTCCCCCCTGTTCTACTCCCAGTAGCCAATAATGCCCAAGAATCGCGCCACAACGCGAAAGGGAAAAGGCATGTTGACTCTATTCAGGCGGGGCGGGGCGTGGTGGTTTCGTCTGCGGCTTTCAAGCGGCCTCGACATGCGCCGCAGTACCGGGGAAGGGGACAAGGGAAGGGCGGAGCTTGCGGCCTTGCGCATTGTCGCGGGGCTGGAACAGGACGGCCTCCGGCCCGCGCGCCGTCCCGGCGTCTCCCTCTCCCAGTTGGAGGCAAGGCACGCGGAATGGGCGGCAACGCGCCACACCCCAAAAAGTAGACTGCGGACGGGATACGCATTTCTTGCCTTGTCCCGGTTCATGCGCGCGGACGTGCTTCCCGCAGACCGTGACGCGCAAGACTTCATTTCAGCACGGGCGCGGGACGTGTCCCCCATTACCGCAAACGGCGACTTGCGCACCCTGCGGGCCGCGTTCAATGTGGCGGTTTCCTGCGGCTGGATAGCGGAGAATCCTTTCCAGAAGGTAAAGGCAATCCGAGTCCCCAAGACAGAGCGCGCAACGCTTGACGCCGGGGGCCTCCGGGCGGTTCTGGACATGGCGCGGGACATGGGCGGGGACATGGACATTGCGGTCCACCTCGCGGGCCTCGCGGGCCTCCGGGCCGGGGAAGTGGCGGCGGCGTCCTGGGATTGGTTCGACTTCACCGCCGGGACAATAACCGTCCGTTGTGATTCCAGATTCACGCCGAAGGGGAAACGCTCGCGGACGGTCCCCTTGCACCCGGAGCTTGTCGCCTGTCTCCTGCGG is a window encoding:
- a CDS encoding site-specific integrase; amino-acid sequence: MSRFMRADVLPADRDAQDFISARARDVSPITANGDLRTLRAAFNVAVSCGWIAENPFQKVKAIRVPKTERATLDAGGLRAVLDMARDMGGDMDIAVHLAGLAGLRAGEVAAASWDWFDFTAGTITVRCDSRFTPKGKRSRTVPLHPELVACLLRHRRDLGRVLRAESVPRKPWKLIQDTLAPGVCFHGLRHSCASLWAANGVPPFLIQAWLGHSSISTTEGYVHCAAIVDPRFSFGLPEAPAQRERA